A window of Sagittula sp. P11 genomic DNA:
AGCGCGTCGCCTGCGGCCAGTCCCAGCAGGCAGCCCTGAGCCCGGGTCAATGCGGTGTCCGACATCTGAAGTCCTGTTCAAAAAGTCATGTGGAGGCCGAAAAGCTCCGGGTCGAGGAAGCTTTCGACGAATTCGACGGGATGATCGGTCGCATCCCGCGTGAGACGGCGCAGGCGCAGCATCGCGGTGCCGGGGTCGCGCCCCATGAGAGCGGCATCCTCGGCTCCGAGCAGCGGCAGGACATTGGCCCATTCCTCCCCCGAAGCCGGGAAGAGCCCGCGCGCGGCGAGGGTCTGGCTCAGCGAGCCGCCATCCAGTCCGCATTCGATCAAGGCCGCGAAGTCATCTCGCCACGGCACCCGCGCCCGTTCCAGCGACAGGCCACGACCCGTCTCTTCGCGGAACCGCAGCCGATCGACGGCCAGCATCGGACCTTCGAGGCGGATGGGGCAGTCGAGGTCCATCTCGACCCGGGCGATCTTGAGGATGCGGGTTCCCATCCGCAATCCGACGGAAGAGAGAGCCAGCGACCAGCCCGGACCGCTGTCGATCACGTTTCCCGCATAGGTGACAAAGGATCCGATGCCGACCTTGGTCTGGATCAGGCCCTTGTCCGCGAGGATGCCGAGGCTCTTGCGCACCGTTGTCCGCGAGACAGCGAAGCGGTTGACGAGGCTGCTCTCGCTCGAGAGGGCCGACCCGTCCTGAAGCTGACCGGACCGGATCTCCGCCTCGATGAGGCGGGCGATGCGTTCGGATTTCGACTCGGGTGTCTTGTAGTCTGGCTGGGACATGTTCCCTCCTGTTACTCAAAGTGTAGACAGGTAGATACAGGTGTGGCGAGTCTTTTATTGGTGTGAAACTGATATTTCTTCTGGAAAAGAAAAACGCCCGAGAAACGGGCGCTGATCTGGAGAGCGTTCAGTATACAGGTTGCAACAGGTCAGAGCGTCTCCAAACAGCTGGCGACATCGTCGGCATCGGTGACGTCGGCGTACTTCTCGTAGAGGTGGGCGTCATGGGGTGCCTGCGCCCGGTCGGCACAGCAGTCCGCCGGGACCAGCACGTTGAAGCCCGCCTTCACGCGGCCCGAGGTGGCGCGCCCCAGTCGATCAGCATGTCGGTGTTGACCCCGGCCAGCAGCGACCCAAGGGTGGAGCCGAAGAGGGACGGGGCGGCCTTCTTCTCCATGATCAGCCCTTAGGGCGCAGTTGCGCCAGATCCTGCGCGAGCGTTGTGACAGCGGCCCGGCCCGACAGGTCGCGGCGGATGAAACGGGCCAGGAGTTCCCAAAGACCGGGCTCCGCGCGGGCGATGCCGATGACCGGCTGTCCCCGCGCAGTCAGAAGACGCACCGGTTCCAGTCCGTTTCGCCGGCTGGCTCCGGTCACGACGACGGGACGTAGGTCAGGCATGGTCAACCTCCGCGGCTTCAAACGCCTTCCATCCGTCTTCGATGGCGGGAAGGATCGCGACGAACTCGAAATAGGGCTGAGCGAACAGCGGCGTGTCGCGCAGCCGTTCCATCGCCGTGTTCATTGCGCCAGCGGAGTCCGCGGTCAGCATCCAGATATCGGAACACATGGCGGAGAAGGCTTCGCAGTCGAACTGGCGAAACTTTATGTCCCCGCCCGGGACGGCACCGATGGCAATCTCCCGGCGTCGCGGTCTGGGCAGCGCCAGCCAGGAAGGCAGCGCGCGCACCAGCAGGAAAAGGGTCAGGGGTTTGTAGCAGGACTTGGTTTCGGTCATTGATCCGGCCTTTCGGGTTGCAAAAAATAGGCAAGCACCGGCAGTATCCAAGCAATTGCTCAGTTTCTCTACTCGCATCGGAACCGCATGTCTGCCGTCGCGCCACAGCCCAGAAAATTACCGAAGCAACGCCGCGCGGTCGAAACCTGCGCCGCGATTGTCGAAGCTGCGGCTCGCATTCTGGAAACGCAGGATCCTGACGCGCTGAACACCAACCGGATCGCCGAACGCGCCGGCGTCAGCATCGGGACGCTGTATCAGTACTTTCCCGACAAACAGGCGATCCTCGTCGCGCTCATCCGCCGTGAACGGCAGGCCCTCCTGGCTGAGCTGCGTGCGATCCAGGACAACGGAGAAGAGGCCTTGAGGCAGATGGTGGCCGCCTCTGTCCGTCACCAGTTCGCGCGGCCGAAACTGGCCTCCGCGCTGGAACATATCGAGGTCTCCTTCCCTCTGGGGGAAGAAGCCAACGACATGGCAAGAGAAATCGCTTCGATCTCTTCGGGGTTGTTGTCCCGGCGCTTCGGTCAACTCAACTCGACCGATCTTCTGACCGCCGTTATCATTGGCCGGTCGCTGGTGAACGCTGCCGGCGAAGGTGTCCTGCCGGAAGAGGGACTGCCGGAGCGCGTCACGATGGCCTTGGAGGCGTACCTGTACGCCGTTTCTGGTGGCGGCTGACGCGGGCGCAGAAACAACGTCTGCGCCCCCGCATGAACTCAAGCCCCGACAGCCGTGATGCGGCTGCGTACGGCCTGCCATTTTGCCTGACCTTCGATGGATACCCCGTGGGAGAACAGGTCGTAGGTAAAAGTCTCCACCGGACGGCCCCTAGCAATCCTGTCGGGAAGGTCGGGATTGTTCATCGCCGCCTTGCCGATCGCCAGGAAATCCGCCTCACCCCTGTTCAGCACATCTCGGGCCAGATCCGGGTCTTGCAACCCGCCATTGGCGATGACCGGCAATCCGGTGGTCACGCGGGCAAAGTGGCAAAGGTTTTCTCCACCGGGCGTGCTGCTGTGGTAGGCATAGCCCTTGGTCTCACTGGCGAGATGAATGAACCCCGCGCCGGCCTCTGCGACCGCCGTGAAAATCCGCTCCGCATCCTCCAGACCGCCATGCCAGAAATAGTCCGGCTGGGTCGCCTTGGCCTGCGACACGCGGACCCCGGTCAGGAAATGCCCGCCAGTCGCCGCGCGAATATCGGTGATGATCTCGGCTGTCAGGCGGATCCGGTTCTCGACCGAGCCGCCATACGGCGCGTCCCGCAGGTTGGTCTCTGGCGTCAGGAACTGGTCGAGCAGGTAGCCGTTCGCGCAATGCACCTCGACCCCGTCGAACCCGGCCGACTGCGCGCGCACGGCCGCCTGTACAAATCCGGCCTTGATGTCGTGGATGTCCTGTCCACTCAGCTCTCTGGGCGTGCCGTAAGGGCCGCGGTTCGGTCCGTAGCCGTCGAGCATCTTGCCCGTGGGGCGCACGGCCGAAGGTGCATGCGGCACGTCGACCGCCTGGGACACGGCACCGGCATGGATCAGCTGGAGTATGATCCGGCCCCCGGCGCGATGTACGGCGTCGGTGACCCCCTGCCAGCCCGCTTCCTGCGCATCGGTGCAGAGACCGGGTTGATTGCCGTAGGCCTGCGCATGGCAAAGGTCGGTATAGGCACCCTCGGCGATGATGAGACCGAAGCCGCCCGTCGCGAAGCCGGCGTAGTAGCGCGCCATCGCTTCGGTCGGGATGCCATCATCGGTGGCGCTGGCGCGGGACATGGGCGCGACGACATAGCGGTTCGCGAGTTGCAGATGCTGGAGCGCGCCGGGGCGAAGCGCCGGATGAAGGGGTGGGTGGGTTGTCATGTGCGTGGCCTTCTGTTGCAGACCTCGACAAACTGGCGGGCACATGCAAAAGCCGCAAGAATGCACAATTTTGGCCTATACTATCTAAAATGTAAGTAAGGAACAT
This region includes:
- a CDS encoding TetR/AcrR family transcriptional regulator — translated: MSAVAPQPRKLPKQRRAVETCAAIVEAAARILETQDPDALNTNRIAERAGVSIGTLYQYFPDKQAILVALIRRERQALLAELRAIQDNGEEALRQMVAASVRHQFARPKLASALEHIEVSFPLGEEANDMAREIASISSGLLSRRFGQLNSTDLLTAVIIGRSLVNAAGEGVLPEEGLPERVTMALEAYLYAVSGGG
- a CDS encoding darcynin family protein; this translates as MTETKSCYKPLTLFLLVRALPSWLALPRPRRREIAIGAVPGGDIKFRQFDCEAFSAMCSDIWMLTADSAGAMNTAMERLRDTPLFAQPYFEFVAILPAIEDGWKAFEAAEVDHA
- a CDS encoding GntR family transcriptional regulator, translating into MSQPDYKTPESKSERIARLIEAEIRSGQLQDGSALSSESSLVNRFAVSRTTVRKSLGILADKGLIQTKVGIGSFVTYAGNVIDSGPGWSLALSSVGLRMGTRILKIARVEMDLDCPIRLEGPMLAVDRLRFREETGRGLSLERARVPWRDDFAALIECGLDGGSLSQTLAARGLFPASGEEWANVLPLLGAEDAALMGRDPGTAMLRLRRLTRDATDHPVEFVESFLDPELFGLHMTF
- a CDS encoding NADH:flavin oxidoreductase, yielding MTTHPPLHPALRPGALQHLQLANRYVVAPMSRASATDDGIPTEAMARYYAGFATGGFGLIIAEGAYTDLCHAQAYGNQPGLCTDAQEAGWQGVTDAVHRAGGRIILQLIHAGAVSQAVDVPHAPSAVRPTGKMLDGYGPNRGPYGTPRELSGQDIHDIKAGFVQAAVRAQSAGFDGVEVHCANGYLLDQFLTPETNLRDAPYGGSVENRIRLTAEIITDIRAATGGHFLTGVRVSQAKATQPDYFWHGGLEDAERIFTAVAEAGAGFIHLASETKGYAYHSSTPGGENLCHFARVTTGLPVIANGGLQDPDLARDVLNRGEADFLAIGKAAMNNPDLPDRIARGRPVETFTYDLFSHGVSIEGQAKWQAVRSRITAVGA